The sequence below is a genomic window from Streptococcus pantholopis.
TGTTCAGTCAGCAGCCAGGCAACAGCTGATTACAAAAGTGATAACCGTCTGACCCTGTTTAGTGTTAACGGTGATTTAAAAGTAAGGTAGGTAAGACATGGCAGCAAAGAAACAAGCTTTTTTCAGCAGGCATATTATTTTCAGCACATTTTTAATTATCTTCGTCATGCTGGCAGCAGGTTTGTTAGCTGGATTTGTCTATTTATTGCCCACAATAAAGGAAAATGATAACTTATCCTCTGCCCTCTTTGCCTTGTTCTACTTAAATTTTGCTCTAATCTTTGCCAAACTTCTGGCTGAACGTTACTGTCGGCTAAGCCTTAAGGACTGCCGTATCTGCCTATCCCTTCCAAAAATCAGCTGGCAAATCGTTGGACTCCTTCTGCCATTAACAGTCTTGGGGGGCCTCCTGCTCATTGGAGGAAAACTATCTCTAAGCCATCAGCCTTGGGGCAGAATTATTATTGGCACCCTAGCTGCACCGGCAGTAGAAGAACTCTTTTTCCGAGGGCTCTTACTGACTGTTTTTGAAATTAAATATTCCAAATTCATAGCTGTTCTAGTCCCTGCAATAATTTTTGCTCTCCTTCATCTGTTAAACGGTCCTTTAGATTTTTTGACAGTCTGTCAGCTTCTCCTTGCCGGACTTTCCTTTAGTGCACTTCTTTCTTACAGTGTTTATGAGACCAATTCAATTAGTGACAGTATCCTGATTCATGCCCTTTGGAATTTCTTCACCCTTCTTTTCACTTTCAATAATACTTCCTTCTGGTTTGGCGGTCAATACGGCATTGACATTTCTCCAATTGCTGTCCTTGCTTATCTGTCAGCCCTTTTGATAATTTATCTGCTTAGAACGTCAAACAAAAGAAAGCTTAAATTCAGCCGTTCTAATACTTGAAAGATTTCTATCAATTTTCAGGAGGCTTTATTATGATACAGACATCATTTCAAGACAGGCTGCTGACACCTTTCACCAGAGCTTGTCTAGTGACCCTCACAGCTTTACTGCCCATTTGTGCAGTCGCCCTGCCTCTTTTCCAAAACGATCTGCCCCCAATCCTTTATAACCTTTATGAGATCTTAGTTTGTTTAGCCTATATAGTTTATACCTGGTTTTTTACACGAATTATTGATCGACGGCCTTGGTCAGTTTTAGAATTGAAGCTTGATAAAAATGCCTTAAAGGGGTTTTTGGCCGCTTTATTATTAACAATTGTAATTGTCCTTTTAGGGAGCTGGCTGTCTATTGTCTTCTTCCACGACCGTTTTTCTGGTACAGTCCGCTTCGGCCTGCCTGAACTCTGGACTAGCTTTGCACTTTCCTTTTTATTGCAGGGCTTCCCGGAAGAAATGGTTTGGCGCGGTTATCTGGTTCAGACTTTGCAAAAAAAGCCAATGCCAACCTTATTCATATCAAGCGCCCTCTTTGCCTTAGATCATATTGTTCATATTATTCCTTTTTTTGGCGGCAATCCCTACGACAGTGAAGGCTATCTCACTATTTTTTATGCTTTTTGCCTTGGTATTTTATCCTGCTTAATGAAATACCTTTTTCGGACCACCTGGGCTGCCGTTGCTGTTCACGGCAGCATGCATATGACTTTACAACTCCTGACAGCAGTTATCCCAGGCTTCTATGAAACAAAAACCATGATGCTTGTCACTCCCTGCTTAATGCTGCTGACAGCTGCTTGGCTGCTTTATCACTATCGAGACAGACTAAAATCTTGGGAAAGTATTGAGTCAGCTTCATTTTTTAGATAAAAGAAAAAAGAGGCTTTATCCTGCCTCTTTTTAGTGTTTATTGTCTGTACAAAATGTTATCTGCGTAATCCTCTCCTCCGACAAGATCACTAGTAATATAAAGACGGTCTTTATCATGGTCAGAGGTATCCGTATAGCCTTCAGCAAAATAATCTTCCGGCAGTTCAGATCCAGCCTTAATAAAGTAAAGATCATATACCAGACTGCCGTCTGCTGATGTCAGAGTCGCCAAATAGGTATTATCATCCAACTGCTGGTAAGGGGTGATGGTGAAATCAATCGTTCCCTGAATGTCACTGCTTTCCAGCCCTTCAGCATTAAAAGTTAAACTGTTGCCATTACTGCTGAGCCAAACACCCGCAGCACTGTTATAATCTTCGTTAGCCAGAGCAGCTATATCTAAAGCTTGATCCGTCTGAGATGTTTCTGTATTCTCACTTGTATCTGATGAACTCATCAGAGTCTGTGCTGTTGAACTGGATGTTGTCGTACTGCTTTCTCTATTATTAATATAGGACGAAACAGCAAAAATAATCAGTCCTAAAGCCAGTAAAACCACACCTAAAATGAGGAAAATCCTCAAGGTGTTGCTATTATCTGCTTTTTTACGATGACGTGCCATAATGTCAATTCTCCTAAATTCTTATTTCTTTCTATTGTACACAATTATCGACAATAAGAACAGTCTTTTAGCATAAAAGAAAAGAAATCTTAAAGAAATTTAAAAATTTCACGGTCCAGATAGGTCAGATATAACTGATTACAAACGACTATCCTGCTTTTATAATCCTAAAAAGCAAACAGCCTCGATTACTTTTGAAACCTCATTCCTTTATCAGCATCTCCTTAAGAGCAGAGGAAACAAAACGGATGGTTTTATTTCATTGCTTTATCTCTCTACTCAGTCTCTTTAATAAAATTTACGATATTTTCAGCTGCTTCTTCCTGTGCTGAATTCGAAAATCCATGCCCTTCTCCTTTTAATTTTGTTAAAACAGCATGGGGAAACACTTCACTTGCCCTTTCTGCATAAAATATAGGGACTAAATCATCGTCAGTTCCGTGAAAGATGCGAACGTCTCCATCATACTGACTTATTTTGTCATAGATATTATAGTCCCAAATATCAGTAAAATAACGGCTTCCAACCGTCAAGCCCATTAAGTTGTAAGTTTCAGGAATGGCTTCGGCAGACTCAAAACGGTTATGAGCATCATCAAAAAGGGAAAATGCTGGGTAGAGCAGAATTAAGCCCTTAACCGCTTCCGGATTTTCTGCTGCCACAATACTGGAAACGACAGCTCCTTGGCTGCCACCTAAAAGGTAAAGATTATCTTTATCGAAGAACTCTTGATTCTCAAGAGCCACAAGAGCATCTTTAAGATTCTGTACTTCTGTCAAAACGGACATATCGGTCATCTCACCCTCACTTTTGCCAGAATCATAGCCTGATCCACCAGCAAAATCAAAAGCATAAACTGCAAAACCGCTTGTGGCTAAATTCTCTTGCATGATCAACTCTTGTTCATAATTGCCCCCAAAACCATGACAAACGATGATAGTCGGTACAGGCATATCTGTTTGAGGAATGAGTGCACGTCCATAGATGGCATTATCATTGCTCACAAAAGAAATTGTTTTGTTGGTAAATTGATAGCCTTCTCTTGCCGTTTCATCGGTTTGATTTGTCGCATCTTTAGGAGACTGATTATTATTGATTATCCAAAAAACGGCTAACAAAAAAATCCCTGCAATCAACGCAGTAATGAAAATACTCTTTCTTGTCATTTTTCGGGCCTTTCTATCAAAGTACTTTTACTACCATTCGGATTTTGTTGTCCCGTCTCCTCACAGCTGATTAAGGGCGCTGTTCCCCAATCAGCCACTGCACCAAACGCATAGATCTAAAAAGTGAAAGGAGGCAGGACTTTGTTTCCCTGCCTCTTTAAACACTAGATATTCTTCTTAATAAAAGCTTCAATTTCTGTAAATGGAATTTTATCCTTCTGGTCATATAAATCACAGTGGTTAGCCCCTGGGACCGTAATCATCTGTTTATTCTTACCTTTTAACTTAGCAAAGGCGTCTTTTCCCATATAATAAGAATGAGCAGCATCGCCGTGAACCAGCAGCACCGCATTACGGATTTCATCTGTATAATAAAGGAAGCGTGTATTAGTAAGGCTAGTATTGGACTGCACTGCCCAACCGTTGTTGGAGTTCAGACTGCGGCTGTGATAGCCGCGCGGCTGCTTGTAATAAGCATAATAATCTTTGACAAACTGCGGTGCATCTTCTGGTAAAGGATCAACGACTCCGCCGGCCAGTTTGTAAGTTCCGGTTTTATAGTCTTCAATTCGCTGAGCGCTGAGCGCTAACCGTTGCTCATAGCGAGCTGCTTCATTATCAGCCACATCATTATAACCATTGCCGGCAACACGGGACAAATCATACATTGTCGAAACAACGGTTACCTTGATACGCGGATCAATAGCTGCTGCATTTAAGGCAATGCCGCCCCAGCCGCAGACTCCGATAATCCCAATTTTTTCGGAATCTGTCTCATCCAGTGTTGACAGGAAATCAACAGCAGCTTGAAAATCTTCCGTGTTAATGTCCGGTGACTGCATATAACGAGGAGAACCGCCTGATTCTCCAGTATAAGAAGGATCAAAAGCAATCGTGAGGTAGCCGCGTTCTGCCATTTCCTGGGCATACAGACCGGACGACTGTTCTTTTACAGCACCAAAAGGTCCTGCTGCTGCTAAAGCCGGCAATTTCCCCTGAACATTTTTGGGCTTATACATGTCAGCAGCCAAGGTAATGCCGAAGTGATTATGGAAGGTCACCTTTTGATGGTCGACTTTATCGCTTTTTGGAAAAACTTTATCCCATTCTTGAATTAACTGTAAATGCTCTTCTGTCATGATGGATTCCCTCTTTCTTTTATTTATTTTTATTATAGACCATCCTAGAGATATAGACAAATACTTATTTTATATAGACATTATGCTTAAAAAGCATTTTCCTGCACTTCTTAAAAACAGGCCATTTCTCCTTCTGACTCTAATCCAGCCATTACGGCCTATTAGCTTTTATCAGGCTGACCTGATTTTTCTTTTACAAGTTTTTTTTATTTTGATATGATGTGTGTGAAAGAAGCTTAGCCCTGCTTTTTTGTGCCTCAAGAGGAATTCTGACCTTTGCGGCATTAATTTTCAACTTTTCATTGGTCAAGTGACAAAGGATGCATTATGAATTTTGAACAACTTCTCTACGCCGAGATACTTTCTCATTACCAGTCACTGCAAAAAGCCGCTGAAGTCCTTCATATTAGTAAATCCGGTCTGAGTCTGGCTATTTCTCAGTTAGAAGACGAGCTCGGAATCAAACTTTTTGAACGAACGTCTTTAGGGACATCTCTGACACCAGAAGGCCAAAAATTACTGTCCTCTGTCTCAGATATCCTGCGTGCCAAAAATGCTCTTGAAAATCAGGCGCATTTTATGGCCAGCCCAGACCATTTTCAAAAAATAACAATCCATTATATGAATGTGATGCTGCGCCCTTTTTGGGAAGGTTTTTTACAGCATTATGAAAGAGACTATCAGTATACGACTTTTGATATCAGCTGCCATGAACTGCCTTCTATCATTAGACGGCTGCATCATCATGAAATCGATGCTGGTTTCATTGCAACAAATCATATGAACCAAAATGAGCTGCAGGGACTGGAATTTCGCCCAGTTTGCCATACCAAACTGGTGATGCTTTGTTCTCCGAAAAACCCTCTTTTAAATAAACAGGACCCCATTACTATTGAGGATATCAAAAAGCAGCGGTTCAGTCTTTTCAATGACAGTCTGCATGACACACTGTACGATAATTTACAGAATATCTGCGGACCTCTCCCTTTGGTTCTGCGGACAGACGACGCTTGGGCTATGAGCCAAGCCATTCTCCAGTTAAATACCGTCTGCTTTGGGCGAATCGCCCAAGAACAGCTGTCAACTAATGAAAATATTAAGGATCTTGGTCATATTGATATTGGCCACCTGATTGATGATCAGTTTTCTCTTGGCTGGCTGATCAATCCCAATAAGAAGCTTTCATCACAGACTGAACAGCTGATGGATACCATTACAGATATCATAAAAAGAGAGGCCTCATAGCCCCTCTTTTTATGATATTTTAAAATTTCAGCTGTCTCAGCCTGCTGGTGAGATCTGATTGGACTTGACTAGCTGATAATCATCTGGTTTACTGTGTGCCATCGTGCGTCACAACATCGTCAAGCTTTTCATCGACTAATGTTTGGAGATAGTCCATACCTGGCATAGCAAAGTATTCTGCATTAGCTAAGAGGGCCATCAAGCCCGGTGTAAGCTTGGCTACTGCTACGGATTCTTCATTGAAGGATAGGCTGATTTGATCTTCAAGTCCTTTTTCTAACTTGTAAGCGATTTGCGGATCAATCAAAGTTGGACGTCCGAGGCTGACAATATCAACATAGTTCAGAGCATCCTGCATTTTTTCGACCGTATGAATACCGCCTGCAATCATCAGTAAGGCTGGGGCCTGCACTGCATCACCCAATAGCTGGGCATAGTTCTTATCAGAGTCAGACGGTGTTTTCGTGTAATCATTAGTTGAGAGGTGAATGTAGTCAAACTCAAATTGTTCTGTCAAAGCTCTTACCAGCTCTTTAGATTCGTGCCAAGTATAACCGATATTTTCACCATGAATTTCTTCAGGGCTGATACGATAACCGACGATAAAGTCTTTTAGAGCAAATTCATTAACAACTTTAAAAACCTCACGCGCCACTTCGAGTGCAAAATTCATCCGCTTTTCTAAGCTGCCGCCCCAGAAATCGGTGCGCTTATTTGAGAAAGCAGAAAAGAATTCTTGGTGAAGATAGTGATTGGCACCGTGAATTTCAACACCGTCAAAACCGCAGTCGATCGCCCGTTTAGCAGCAGCTCCGAAGTCTTTGACAATTCCCCATACCTCATCCTCAGTCAGTTCATAAAGTGGATAATCAATCCAAGGGAAATCAAGCTTAGATGGGACTTCGACTCGCCCTCCGAGTTCATGGCGGTAAGCCGCTTCACGACCCGAATGAACCAACTGAAGCAAGGCTTTATTGTCGTCTTTTTTCAAGACTGCTGCTACTTTTGCCAAGCCCGGCTTAAAATCATCATTGTAAACAGCCAATTGTTCCCGATCAGGCGCCCAAGAGCGCGATGGACCGCCATTGGGACTGACACTGGTATACTCAACAATGACCATACCAGCAGATTGAGAGCGTGCTGCATAGTAATCAATCGTATCCTGAGTCACTTTTTCATCTAAACCGCTGTTGGTCAGCATAGGCGACTGAGCGGTGCGCGTTTTAATCTTCGCACCATGTCGAAAAATGACACTGTCTGTTAATTGCTTCATGTGGAAACGCCTCCATATATTTGATATATTAAGTGTATCATTTCACAATCTTCTTGGGAATTTCGAAAAAGTTGATAGACTGTTCAGGTTAGCTTAACAGATGCAGTTTTCTCTCATAAGTCACTATTGTCTCTCAGAATATTGATTGCTTTATTTTTGTAACAGTTCACAATGTAGTTTGCAGTCGTTTAAAAACTTTCTAATAACTTTTGGTTCATCTTTAAAATATAGATTAATATCTGAACGTCTGGTCGAACTTTGACATTCTAAGCGTGCCCCAGAATGCTCATTATGAATAATCAGTTTTTCATACTCTGCCAGCTTCCCATTACGGACACCAAATGTTATCACACGATCTCTGCTCAGTCCTTCTTTTCGCCAAGCCTGTAAAATTAAAAGGAAACCAATCAACAAATTCGTACCCAAATTTGGGGCTTTTGGAGCTCGTATCAAAACAAAAAATACCCCTGCTAGCAGTAATAGACTGCTTTTAAAAATTGAGCGTTTACTCTTTATAAAAATTTTTTTCATTTGTGTCTGGTAATAAATTGTATAACCCAGTAAAAGCAGAGCTATAAATAAGAACTCCATCTCACTTCCTCCTTAGAGCCATCAGTTTACCATTCAGCTATAGTGCCATCATCATTTCTCCAAGATGGATTCGTCCAAACTAAACCTTCTTGAGCAATTTCTTTTACGTAGCTTTCATTAATTTCAATGCCTAAGCCCGGTTTATCAGGGATTGATACAAAACCATCTTTATATTGAAACAAGTCTTTATTGTCTACAAAATCCAGCAAATCAAAACCCTTATTATAGTGAATCCCCAAACTCTGTTCCTGAATAAAAACATTAGGTGTAGAGCTATCAATCTGCAATGTTGCGGCCAGTGCGACGGGGCCATATGGAGCATGAGGAGCAACTGCCATATCATAAGCTTCAGCCATAGCAGCGATTTTACGAGTTTCCAATATTCCTCCTGCTAAAGCTACATCCGGCTGAATAATGTCAATAGCTCCTGTCTTAAAGATCTCTTTAAATTGCCATCTTGTGTACAGACGTTCGCCTGTTGCCAAAGGAATTGACACCTGACTGGCTATTTCTTTAAAATATTCTTCATTCTCAGGAAGAACAACCTCTTCTAAAAACATAGGGCGGTATGGCTCCAAAGCTTTGGCTAAAACTTTTGCCATCGGTTTATGAACTCGACCGTGAAAATCAATTCCGACAGACAGTTTACTGCCAAAATAATCATGAATGGAAGCCAAGCGCTCAACCACAGCATCTATTTTTGTAAAAGAATCAATATAATGCAACTCTTCTGTTGCATTCATTTTAACCGCTGTAAAGCCCCGTTCGACTCTATCCTTTGCCTGGGCCAAAACATCATCTGGTCGGTCGCCGCCGATCCATGAATAAACTTTAATTTTATCTCTGGCTGCTCCTCCAAGCAATTCATAAACCGGTACCTCTAAAGCCTTCCCTTTAATATCCCAAAGTGCCATCTCTATGCCTGATACAATTGTCGCATTAATGGGACCACCGCGAAAAAAAGAACGGTGTAGCTCTTGAAAAAGCCGTTCAATCTCAAAAGGGTTTCTTCCTATTATACGTGTCCCCATTTCATAAGCTCCAGCAACAACTGTTTCAGTTTTTGTCCCTGAAATCATCTCACCCCATCCTTCAATACCGTCATCTGTCGTCAATTTGATGAAAATCCAGCGAGGTTTTATTTTGTATACTTTTATATTTGTTATTTTCATACCAATCACGCTTTCTAAAGCTAGCTTATCTTTCATTAAATTGTTTTTTGATTTCGAGAAACAGATTTCTCAATAAAGAACCAATAAACACCAAAGCCAAACATTAAGAGCGGAATTCCGATTACCGGTTTGGCAGTAAATGCCAAAAAGACTAAATAACTTTGCACCATAGCCGTTGCAGCAAAAGAAGAAATTAAAATAGTGCTTGTTCCCAACTCAATACCTACTGATTGAGCGATGCTTGTCAAAACTGGAGCTGTAGCAGATCCACACCATAGTAATGATGCAGTGACGACTAAGCCAATAATAATATTTTTTAAAAGATTACCGCGGGTCAAAGCTACAACCATAGCAACTCGAAAAGGAACAACTGCTAAATCAGCAAAAGGCAATACACGGTTGCCAGGAAGAACCAAGGCCATGGCAATTGTTAGTGGAATAATTATCAAGGCTGTTGTAATAACATCTTGATTTCCAACAACAACAGCTGCATCTAAGCCGATAAAAACTTTCCGTCCTTTGAGACGTTTTTGCGACCATTTCTGCGCAGCATCCGATATCGGCATTAGGCCTTCCATAAATAAGGCAGTCATTTTAGGAATTAGCACAAGTACTGCTGACATACTGACACCTAACTGCAGTATAGCTGTCAGATCATAGCCAGCTAACAGTCCTATAGCCAAACCAATAATCCCTCCCATAATCATTTGATCTCCAAAAAATCCCAAATATTTCTGGGCATCTTTAATTGAGAAAGTAGAATTTTTGATAAAAGGAATCTTATCCAATAGCCAATTCATCGGCCAGGCAATGACTAATGATGACAGAGCAGAAACTGTTGGTAAAGATACTCCGGGGATACCAAAGAACTCTT
It includes:
- a CDS encoding CPBP family intramembrane glutamic endopeptidase — its product is MAAKKQAFFSRHIIFSTFLIIFVMLAAGLLAGFVYLLPTIKENDNLSSALFALFYLNFALIFAKLLAERYCRLSLKDCRICLSLPKISWQIVGLLLPLTVLGGLLLIGGKLSLSHQPWGRIIIGTLAAPAVEELFFRGLLLTVFEIKYSKFIAVLVPAIIFALLHLLNGPLDFLTVCQLLLAGLSFSALLSYSVYETNSISDSILIHALWNFFTLLFTFNNTSFWFGGQYGIDISPIAVLAYLSALLIIYLLRTSNKRKLKFSRSNT
- a CDS encoding CPBP family intramembrane glutamic endopeptidase, with translation MIQTSFQDRLLTPFTRACLVTLTALLPICAVALPLFQNDLPPILYNLYEILVCLAYIVYTWFFTRIIDRRPWSVLELKLDKNALKGFLAALLLTIVIVLLGSWLSIVFFHDRFSGTVRFGLPELWTSFALSFLLQGFPEEMVWRGYLVQTLQKKPMPTLFISSALFALDHIVHIIPFFGGNPYDSEGYLTIFYAFCLGILSCLMKYLFRTTWAAVAVHGSMHMTLQLLTAVIPGFYETKTMMLVTPCLMLLTAAWLLYHYRDRLKSWESIESASFFR
- a CDS encoding alpha/beta hydrolase family protein, which gives rise to MTRKSIFITALIAGIFLLAVFWIINNNQSPKDATNQTDETAREGYQFTNKTISFVSNDNAIYGRALIPQTDMPVPTIIVCHGFGGNYEQELIMQENLATSGFAVYAFDFAGGSGYDSGKSEGEMTDMSVLTEVQNLKDALVALENQEFFDKDNLYLLGGSQGAVVSSIVAAENPEAVKGLILLYPAFSLFDDAHNRFESAEAIPETYNLMGLTVGSRYFTDIWDYNIYDKISQYDGDVRIFHGTDDDLVPIFYAERASEVFPHAVLTKLKGEGHGFSNSAQEEAAENIVNFIKETE
- a CDS encoding alpha/beta hydrolase, which produces MTEEHLQLIQEWDKVFPKSDKVDHQKVTFHNHFGITLAADMYKPKNVQGKLPALAAAGPFGAVKEQSSGLYAQEMAERGYLTIAFDPSYTGESGGSPRYMQSPDINTEDFQAAVDFLSTLDETDSEKIGIIGVCGWGGIALNAAAIDPRIKVTVVSTMYDLSRVAGNGYNDVADNEAARYEQRLALSAQRIEDYKTGTYKLAGGVVDPLPEDAPQFVKDYYAYYKQPRGYHSRSLNSNNGWAVQSNTSLTNTRFLYYTDEIRNAVLLVHGDAAHSYYMGKDAFAKLKGKNKQMITVPGANHCDLYDQKDKIPFTEIEAFIKKNI
- a CDS encoding LysR family transcriptional regulator — encoded protein: MNFEQLLYAEILSHYQSLQKAAEVLHISKSGLSLAISQLEDELGIKLFERTSLGTSLTPEGQKLLSSVSDILRAKNALENQAHFMASPDHFQKITIHYMNVMLRPFWEGFLQHYERDYQYTTFDISCHELPSIIRRLHHHEIDAGFIATNHMNQNELQGLEFRPVCHTKLVMLCSPKNPLLNKQDPITIEDIKKQRFSLFNDSLHDTLYDNLQNICGPLPLVLRTDDAWAMSQAILQLNTVCFGRIAQEQLSTNENIKDLGHIDIGHLIDDQFSLGWLINPNKKLSSQTEQLMDTITDIIKREAS
- a CDS encoding NADH-dependent oxidoreductase, with amino-acid sequence MKQLTDSVIFRHGAKIKTRTAQSPMLTNSGLDEKVTQDTIDYYAARSQSAGMVIVEYTSVSPNGGPSRSWAPDREQLAVYNDDFKPGLAKVAAVLKKDDNKALLQLVHSGREAAYRHELGGRVEVPSKLDFPWIDYPLYELTEDEVWGIVKDFGAAAKRAIDCGFDGVEIHGANHYLHQEFFSAFSNKRTDFWGGSLEKRMNFALEVAREVFKVVNEFALKDFIVGYRISPEEIHGENIGYTWHESKELVRALTEQFEFDYIHLSTNDYTKTPSDSDKNYAQLLGDAVQAPALLMIAGGIHTVEKMQDALNYVDIVSLGRPTLIDPQIAYKLEKGLEDQISLSFNEESVAVAKLTPGLMALLANAEYFAMPGMDYLQTLVDEKLDDVVTHDGTQ
- the dgoD gene encoding galactonate dehydratase → MKITNIKVYKIKPRWIFIKLTTDDGIEGWGEMISGTKTETVVAGAYEMGTRIIGRNPFEIERLFQELHRSFFRGGPINATIVSGIEMALWDIKGKALEVPVYELLGGAARDKIKVYSWIGGDRPDDVLAQAKDRVERGFTAVKMNATEELHYIDSFTKIDAVVERLASIHDYFGSKLSVGIDFHGRVHKPMAKVLAKALEPYRPMFLEEVVLPENEEYFKEIASQVSIPLATGERLYTRWQFKEIFKTGAIDIIQPDVALAGGILETRKIAAMAEAYDMAVAPHAPYGPVALAATLQIDSSTPNVFIQEQSLGIHYNKGFDLLDFVDNKDLFQYKDGFVSIPDKPGLGIEINESYVKEIAQEGLVWTNPSWRNDDGTIAEW
- a CDS encoding PTS galactitol transporter subunit IIC yields the protein MNIIMDVFNFFINAGATVMLPVIITIIGLIFGLKLQKAFQSGLTLAIGFAGIKLILDYMTSNIGPAAKAMVERTGVQLDALDVGWGSIAAVTWASPIIAVLIFSILLINVAMLVLKVTNTMDVDIWNYHHMAIVGVMVYFVTKNIFLGVGASAAMAVITFKFSDWSQGMVEEFFGIPGVSLPTVSALSSLVIAWPMNWLLDKIPFIKNSTFSIKDAQKYLGFFGDQMIMGGIIGLAIGLLAGYDLTAILQLGVSMSAVLVLIPKMTALFMEGLMPISDAAQKWSQKRLKGRKVFIGLDAAVVVGNQDVITTALIIIPLTIAMALVLPGNRVLPFADLAVVPFRVAMVVALTRGNLLKNIIIGLVVTASLLWCGSATAPVLTSIAQSVGIELGTSTILISSFAATAMVQSYLVFLAFTAKPVIGIPLLMFGFGVYWFFIEKSVSRNQKTI